A section of the Delphinus delphis chromosome 1, mDelDel1.2, whole genome shotgun sequence genome encodes:
- the LOC132414158 gene encoding centrosomal protein of 78 kDa-like, with protein sequence MILDDEGVLGSIENSFQKNSFQKNFLDLLKYAGLGQLATMAGIDQSDFHLLGRPQMNSTVSSPPKEEKKALEEEKSESKQSAPGPTQNLQFQKITGDAGIPLPVDSFHVPVSTQEALETSKDNLGVAVTEQRQESFEDFIARTYSPSADVISGTGSQRKEEELLRNSRSSSEKMTRA encoded by the exons ATGATCCTGGATGATGAAGGTGTTTTGGGCAGCATTGAGAATTCTTTTCAGAAGAATTCTTTTCAGAAGAATTTCTTGGATCTCCTTAAATATGCTGG GCTTGGGCAGCTGGCCACAATGGCTGGTATAGATCAGTCAGATTTTCATTTACTAGGTCGTCCCCAGATGAATTCTACTGTTAGTAGCCcacctaaagaagaaaagaaggcacttgaagaagaaaaatcagaatcaaaGCAGAGTGCCCCAGGACCAACGCAAAATCTCCAA TTTCAGAAAATTACAGGTGATGCTGGGATTCCTTTGCCTGTCGACTCCTTCCATGTCCCAGTCTCTACTCAGGAGGCCTTAGAAACTTCCAAAGACAACCTGGGGGTCGCAGTCACAGAGCAGCGGCAGGAGTCTTTTGAAGATTTCATTGCTAGAACATATTCTCCTTCAGCAGATGTCATTTCTGGAACTGGAagtcaaagaaaagaagaggaattacTTAGAAATAGCaggtcttcttcagagaaaatgACCAGAGCATAA